A window of Apium graveolens cultivar Ventura chromosome 8, ASM990537v1, whole genome shotgun sequence contains these coding sequences:
- the LOC141678500 gene encoding feruloyl CoA ortho-hydroxylase F6H1-2-like: protein MATSSDFYRHFAVIRGHGAKGISELRLDELPEQYIQPRDERIDMAKVLSKETIPVIDISDMDDPNVAHQIADAAEKWGFFQIINHGVPIEVLTNVKEATRRFFDLPVHEKIKFTQENSPTKNVRLTTSFIPKADKVLEWKDYLSLFYVSDDESSKYWPSACMNEAMEFIKKSEFVIKWLLKALMQGLNVEDLDSKESLLMGSRRINLNYYPICPNPELAIGVGRHSDVSTFTFLLQDSVGGLYVRKLETDSWIQVPPITGSIVINVGDALEIMSNGRYKSAEHRVAANGTYNRISVPIFVNPSPEEIIGPLPEVLKNGEKPMYKQVLYSDYVKHFYRKSHDGKQTVDFAKM, encoded by the exons ATGGCTACTTCTTCAGATTTTTACAGACATTTTGCAGTAATAAGAGGGCATGGAGCAAAGGGTATCTCTGAACTTCGGCTGGATGAGTTACCAGAACAATATATTCAACCTCGGGATGAGCGAATAGACATGGCAAAAGTCTTGAGTAAAGAGACCATACCAGTAATCGACATATCAGACATGGATGATCCGAATGTAGCTCATCAGATTGCCGATGCTGCTGAAAAGTGGGGATTCTTCCAGATTATTAATCATGGAGTCCCCATTGAGGTTCTTACGAATGTCAAAGAAGCTACCCGGAGATTCTTTGACTTGCCCGTGCATGAGAAGATCAAATTTACCCAAGAAAATTCTCCTACAAAAAATGTTAGGCTTACAACAAGCTTTATTCCAAAAGCGGATAAGGTTCTTGAGTGGAAAGATTACCTCAGTCTCTTCTATGTTTCTGATGATGAATCGTCAAAATATTGGCCATCTGCATGCAT GAATGAAGCGATGGAGTTTATAAAGAAATCTGAGTTTGTCATAAAGTGGCTGTTAAAAGCACTAATGCAGGGGCTAAACGTAGAAGACCTAGACTCAAAAGAATCACTTCTTATGGGGTCGAGGAGAATAAACCTCAATTACTATCCCATCTGTCCAAACCCTGAACTCGCAATTGGAGTAGGCCGCCACTCTGACGTCTCCACATTCACATTTCTCCTTCAGGACAGTGTTGGAGGACTGTATGTCCGGAAATTAGAGACAGATTCATGGATTCAAGTGCCTCCAATAACAGGATCCATAGTAATTAACGTCGGTGATGCTCTCGAAATCATGAGTAATGGTAGATACAAGAGCGCTGAGCATCGTGTTGCTGCTAATGGAACCTATAACAGAATTTCGGTGCCAATTTTTGTGAACCCGAGTCCGGAAGAAATTATTGGTCCACTACCTGAGGTGCTTAAGAACGGAGAGAAACCAATGTACAAGCAAGTTTTGTATTCAGATTACGTCAAGCATTTCTACCGAAAATCGCATGACGGGAAACAGACTGTTGATTTTGCAAAGATGTGA